The following is a genomic window from Arvicanthis niloticus isolate mArvNil1 chromosome 10, mArvNil1.pat.X, whole genome shotgun sequence.
TTCTTTGGCAGGTATTTGACAGAATTCAATGTTTGGCCAGTTGAAAGCTGGGAACACCAGGTTCGATAACTAGGTAAATGTAAAAAGCAGGCTCCATGAGTTTGTAACAGAAGTGCTCCTGCCTCTTGAAGCAAACAGGACTTTACTAAGCGTTTGCTATACGATACCACCTCCATCGTATAATCACTGGGCTGCAAAGAAAACCCAGACTGAAAGTGAGGCCCGACCCTCTCCTCAAACCTAAAGGACCAAAGGCCGGGGGCCAGGCTGAGGACGCCTGTGTTTAGACAGGAACTTGGGCAGGAGATGGGGGACAGCCACAATTACCGATGTTCCTGTGACCCTGCAACTGCTCCAGCGCCGCCCTCTCTTTGCGGAAACCATACTCCGCGGCCGAGGCCGCAGCCCCCGTGGTTCCCGGAGGCAGGAACTGCTTGAGGGCGCCGGGGGGCGAGCCCGGGGTGCCGCAGCAGCGCACCCGGTACACCGAGGCCGAGGAGCCGCTGCCCAGGCGGCTCTGTACCTGCCACAGCCGCCCGAAGGCCTCCAGGAAGCGCGGCGGCTCGGCGCCCCACGCGCAGCCGGACCCCGCCATGGTGCGGGCTGGGGCGAGGACACGCGAGCCGACACGACGCGCCAGGCAGGCCCGCGGCGCCCGCCGTCACATCCCCGCCGGACCCGCCGCTCCGCAGGGAGGGGCTTGCAACGCCCGCACCGACTCCCGGGACCTCAGGCCGCCATG
Proteins encoded in this region:
- the LOC117716606 gene encoding serine/threonine-protein kinase Kist-like isoform X1, which codes for MAGSGCAWGAEPPRFLEAFGRLWQVQSRLGSGSSASVYRVRCCGTPGSPPGALKQFLPPGTTGAAASAAEYGFRKERAALEQLQGHRNIVSVSSRQDIHILLICVLCGKVKDSHDVSDHEVPSASSTGGKEDQTESSANATSERLSKAAVPATRSFCGQRGVP
- the LOC117716606 gene encoding serine/threonine-protein kinase Kist-like isoform X2, whose translation is MAGSGCAWGAEPPRFLEAFGRLWQVQSRLGSGSSASVYRVRCCGTPGSPPGALKQFLPPGTTGAAASAAEYGFRKERAALEQLQGHRNIGLSTNSWRYKVDELTILGTEIEQRSQTSGKM